In one window of Planctomycetaceae bacterium DNA:
- a CDS encoding 5-(carboxyamino)imidazole ribonucleotide synthase produces MVTNSNKHSVKHIAPGATLGMLGGGQLGRMFAIAARRMGYRVLMFGDPSDSPAGQVCDRSWDASFTDFERLKEFAELVDVISYEQENIPVETVEFLMPLVPVRPGVDLLKASQHRISEKTALRSIGIPTANFAPIRSETELASVLPAFDGRGILKTTRMGYDGKGQVRIECPDDAAEAWQTLKTDEAILEEEIRFSHEISIVAARFTNGDVTCFQPSVNQHVNHILDVSVSPSELLNESTTKEAAEIARAVLEHFDAVGVLCVEFFVTAEGRLLVNEIAPRPHNSGHLTIDACCSCQFEQQVRAICGMPSGNVFQAQPAAMINLLGDHLMTATPDRWNSLLHRPGVHVHMYGKAETRTGRKMGHLTVTAESAQAAREMAISARHVLMGIQ; encoded by the coding sequence ATGGTGACAAATTCAAACAAGCATTCCGTTAAACACATTGCCCCAGGCGCGACACTGGGAATGCTGGGTGGTGGCCAGTTGGGCCGAATGTTTGCGATTGCCGCGAGACGCATGGGTTACCGAGTCCTGATGTTCGGAGATCCATCGGACTCTCCTGCAGGTCAGGTGTGCGATCGATCCTGGGACGCTTCGTTTACAGATTTTGAACGACTGAAAGAATTTGCTGAACTGGTAGATGTCATCAGTTACGAACAGGAAAACATACCAGTCGAAACGGTGGAATTCCTGATGCCCCTGGTACCTGTGCGTCCGGGGGTGGATCTGCTGAAAGCTTCACAGCATCGCATTTCCGAAAAGACCGCATTGCGATCAATAGGGATACCAACCGCAAACTTTGCCCCCATTCGCAGTGAAACCGAGCTGGCTTCCGTCCTGCCGGCGTTCGATGGGCGAGGAATTCTGAAGACAACTCGGATGGGATATGATGGCAAGGGCCAGGTGCGTATTGAGTGCCCGGATGACGCGGCAGAAGCGTGGCAGACGCTGAAGACGGATGAAGCCATTCTGGAGGAGGAGATTCGTTTTTCACATGAAATTTCAATCGTTGCCGCACGATTCACCAATGGGGACGTCACCTGTTTTCAGCCGTCAGTGAACCAACACGTCAATCACATCCTTGATGTCTCAGTTAGTCCATCCGAACTGTTAAATGAATCGACGACAAAGGAAGCTGCCGAGATTGCCAGGGCAGTACTGGAACATTTTGATGCGGTGGGCGTCTTATGTGTGGAGTTCTTTGTGACGGCAGAAGGTCGGCTTCTGGTCAATGAAATTGCTCCCCGTCCGCACAACAGCGGGCACCTGACAATTGATGCCTGTTGTTCATGCCAGTTTGAACAACAGGTACGCGCAATTTGCGGAATGCCTTCGGGGAACGTCTTTCAGGCCCAACCTGCGGCGATGATCAATCTGCTGGGCGATCACCTGATGACGGCAACACCCGATCGCTGGAACTCTCTTCTTCATCGACCGGGAGTTCATGTGCACATGTAT
- the purE gene encoding 5-(carboxyamino)imidazole ribonucleotide mutase produces MSNEVIRVGVVMGSRSDWPTMAAAAEILEQFCIRYEARVVSAHRTPQWMAEYAESAQRRGLHLIIAGAGGAAHLPGMIASQTILPVLGVPIQSKALNGMDSLLSIVQMPGGIPVGTMAIGTAGAKNAGLLAVRILSLHDERIRQQLLSFQEQQTASVMDDSVLSLDDLKS; encoded by the coding sequence ATGTCGAACGAAGTAATTCGAGTCGGGGTTGTCATGGGCAGTCGGTCCGACTGGCCGACGATGGCTGCTGCAGCTGAAATCCTTGAACAGTTTTGTATCCGGTACGAAGCTCGTGTCGTTTCGGCACATCGCACTCCCCAGTGGATGGCGGAGTATGCCGAATCCGCTCAGCGAAGAGGACTGCATCTGATCATTGCAGGGGCTGGCGGCGCCGCACACTTGCCAGGGATGATAGCCTCACAAACCATCCTGCCGGTTCTTGGCGTTCCGATTCAAAGCAAGGCTTTGAATGGGATGGATTCGTTGCTTTCCATTGTGCAGATGCCTGGTGGAATTCCGGTGGGAACGATGGCGATCGGAACAGCCGGGGCTAAGAACGCAGGACTGCTGGCCGTGCGAATTCTCAGCCTGCACGACGAGCGTATTCGGCAACAGCTGCTCAGTTTTCAGGAGCAGCAGACGGCATCAGTGATGGATGATTCGGTGCTTTCGCTTGATGATCTGAAGTCGTGA